The proteins below come from a single Arthrobacter sp. zg-Y1171 genomic window:
- a CDS encoding phosphoketolase produces MTETNAASTARIPGTEPHPDSALDGVDAWWRAANYLSAGQIYLRDNPLLRRPLETSDVKARLLGHWGTTPGLNFIYAHLNRLIREQKRNVLFITGPGHGGPANVANAWLEGTYSEIYSHVGRDEEGLRTLFRQFSYPGGIPSHAAPETPGSIHEGGELGYSLAHAYGAVFDNPDLVAATVIGDGEAETGPLAASWHSNSFLDPAVDGAVLPILHLNGYKIANPTILSRMPEEQLLKLLEGYGYRPYVVTVEDPAAVRQAHEDFAAVLETCLAEITAIQAPYRTGEKTAVTPDIPGADAMEQHAPRWPMIVFRSPKGWTGPAVVDGLQVEGTWRAHQVPLSEIHDNPEHLAQLQEWLQSYRPGELFDAEGRLAAGIAALAPEGDLRMSATPYANGGRLLQDLHLPEYADHAVKIDHPGSERVSPMYNLGGYLREVIRKNPSNFRIFGPDETASNRLQAVYDVTDKAWQQRIDELDEHLARSGRVAEVLSEHLCEGWLEGYLLTGRHGVFNCYEAFVHIVDSMFNQHAKWLKVSRGLSWRQPVASLNYLLSSHVWQQDHNGFSHQDPGFIDHVVNKKADVIRVYLPPDANTLLAVAGNILDSRDRVNVVVSGKQPAPVWLDPEQALLHVERGVGIWDFAGSEGAGPGTRTDPDVVMACAGDVPTLETVAAAALLKDQLPDLRIRVVNVVDLMVLQDPREHPNGLPDRDFDTLFTQDKPVIFAYHGYPWLIHRLTYRRTNHDNLHVRGYKEEGTTTTPFDMAMLNQIDRFQLAIDVLDRVASLGSTQASFRQYLQDERARARQYTRDEGQDPPYITGWNLQEAEQDTPG; encoded by the coding sequence ATGACCGAGACCAATGCTGCCTCCACGGCCCGCATTCCCGGCACCGAACCGCATCCCGACAGCGCCCTGGACGGTGTGGACGCGTGGTGGCGGGCCGCGAACTATCTCTCTGCCGGCCAGATCTACCTGCGCGACAACCCGCTGCTGCGCCGACCGCTGGAAACATCGGACGTCAAGGCGCGGCTGCTGGGGCACTGGGGGACCACACCCGGACTGAACTTCATCTATGCCCACCTGAACCGGCTGATCCGCGAGCAGAAACGCAACGTCCTGTTCATTACCGGGCCCGGGCACGGCGGCCCTGCCAATGTTGCGAATGCCTGGCTGGAGGGCACCTACTCGGAGATCTACAGCCATGTGGGCCGGGACGAGGAAGGGCTGCGCACCCTGTTCCGGCAGTTCTCCTACCCCGGTGGAATCCCCAGCCATGCGGCGCCGGAGACTCCCGGGTCCATCCACGAGGGCGGTGAACTGGGCTATTCCCTGGCCCATGCCTACGGGGCGGTGTTCGACAACCCGGACCTGGTGGCCGCCACGGTGATCGGCGACGGCGAGGCCGAAACCGGTCCGCTGGCCGCCAGCTGGCATTCCAACAGCTTCCTCGACCCGGCGGTGGACGGAGCGGTGCTGCCCATCCTGCACCTGAACGGCTACAAGATCGCCAACCCCACCATCCTGTCCCGGATGCCCGAGGAACAGCTGCTGAAACTGCTTGAAGGCTATGGGTACCGCCCCTACGTGGTGACGGTGGAGGACCCCGCCGCCGTCCGACAGGCCCACGAGGACTTCGCTGCCGTCCTGGAGACCTGCCTGGCGGAAATCACCGCGATCCAGGCGCCGTACCGCACCGGCGAAAAGACCGCGGTGACCCCTGACATCCCCGGCGCCGACGCGATGGAGCAGCACGCTCCGCGCTGGCCGATGATCGTGTTCCGTTCGCCCAAGGGCTGGACCGGTCCGGCCGTCGTCGACGGCCTGCAGGTCGAGGGCACCTGGCGGGCCCACCAGGTGCCGCTGTCCGAGATCCACGACAACCCGGAGCATCTGGCCCAGCTGCAGGAATGGCTGCAGTCCTACCGGCCCGGGGAGCTGTTTGACGCCGAAGGCCGGCTTGCCGCAGGGATTGCCGCGCTGGCTCCGGAAGGGGACCTGCGGATGAGTGCGACGCCGTACGCCAACGGCGGGCGCCTGCTCCAGGACCTGCACCTGCCGGAGTACGCGGACCATGCGGTGAAGATCGATCATCCGGGCTCCGAACGGGTAAGCCCGATGTACAACCTGGGCGGCTACCTGCGCGAAGTGATCCGGAAGAACCCGTCCAACTTCCGGATCTTCGGGCCGGATGAAACCGCGTCCAACCGGCTGCAGGCCGTCTACGACGTCACGGACAAAGCCTGGCAGCAGCGCATTGACGAGCTCGACGAACACCTGGCCCGCAGCGGACGAGTCGCCGAGGTGCTCAGCGAACACCTGTGCGAAGGGTGGCTGGAGGGATACCTGCTGACCGGCCGGCACGGCGTGTTCAACTGCTACGAAGCCTTCGTGCACATTGTGGATTCCATGTTCAACCAGCACGCCAAGTGGCTGAAGGTCAGCCGCGGGCTAAGCTGGCGCCAACCGGTCGCCTCGCTCAACTACCTGCTCTCCAGCCACGTCTGGCAGCAGGACCACAACGGGTTCTCGCACCAGGACCCCGGCTTCATTGACCATGTGGTGAACAAGAAGGCAGACGTCATCCGGGTCTACCTGCCGCCGGACGCCAACACCCTGCTGGCCGTGGCCGGGAACATCCTGGACAGCAGGGACCGGGTCAACGTGGTGGTCTCCGGCAAGCAGCCGGCTCCGGTCTGGCTGGATCCGGAACAGGCGCTGCTGCATGTGGAGCGCGGCGTCGGGATCTGGGACTTTGCCGGCAGCGAGGGCGCCGGCCCGGGCACCCGGACCGATCCCGACGTCGTGATGGCCTGCGCGGGCGACGTACCCACGCTGGAAACCGTGGCTGCGGCGGCGCTGCTGAAGGACCAGCTGCCGGACCTGAGGATCCGGGTAGTCAACGTGGTGGACCTGATGGTGCTCCAGGATCCGCGCGAACATCCGAACGGGCTTCCGGACCGGGATTTCGACACCCTGTTCACGCAGGATAAACCGGTGATTTTCGCCTATCACGGCTATCCCTGGCTCATCCACCGGCTGACCTACCGGCGCACCAACCACGACAACCTGCACGTGCGCGGCTACAAGGAGGAAGGCACCACCACCACGCCGTTCGACATGGCCATGCTGAACCAGATCGACAGGTTCCAATTGGCCATCGACGTGCTGGACCGGGTAGCGTCGCTGGGATCGACGCAGGCGTCCTTCCGGCAGTATTTGCAGGACGAACGGGCACGTGCCCGGCAGTACACCCGCGACGAAGGGCAGGATCCGCCGTACATCACCGGCTGGAACCTGCAGGAAGCAGAGCAGGACACGCCCGGCTGA
- a CDS encoding SRPBCC family protein: MTTDQTSVVVSRVIDASAADIFNLLSNPERHHELDGSGMVVSDEKTDRITASGQVFTMNMHNEKMGDYQTENHVTGYDHNKLLAWQTAPAGTEPKGWQWVWELQADGADSTEVTLTYDWSHVTDKETLKKVSFPMVSKDDLEESLNKLAAAVSGA; encoded by the coding sequence TTGACCACTGATCAGACGAGCGTTGTAGTTTCCCGGGTCATCGATGCCTCGGCCGCGGACATCTTCAATCTGTTGTCCAACCCCGAGCGCCACCACGAGCTGGACGGCTCCGGCATGGTGGTTTCGGACGAGAAGACCGACCGCATTACGGCTTCCGGCCAGGTCTTCACCATGAACATGCACAACGAAAAAATGGGCGACTACCAGACGGAAAACCACGTCACCGGGTACGACCACAACAAGCTGCTGGCTTGGCAGACCGCTCCGGCCGGCACCGAACCCAAGGGCTGGCAGTGGGTCTGGGAACTCCAGGCCGACGGCGCCGACTCCACCGAGGTCACCCTGACCTATGACTGGTCCCATGTCACGGACAAGGAGACCCTGAAGAAGGTCTCCTTCCCGATGGTGTCCAAGGACGACCTCGAGGAATCCCTGAACAAGCTCGCCGCAGCGGTCTCCGGCGCCTAG
- a CDS encoding GNAT family N-acetyltransferase: MIREGTPLDILELARLRAAWVAEAGGDGRADAGFVDEFSSWLAANPRTFFVAASDAGDALIGMLNLSIFERMPKPGKPASVWVYLANAYVLPAHRNAGVGSSLVSAAVDYARCLGAARIVTSPAGESKDFYARHGFETAEELAVYRF, translated from the coding sequence ATGATTCGAGAAGGCACACCGCTGGACATCCTCGAACTTGCCCGGCTCCGGGCGGCCTGGGTGGCCGAGGCCGGCGGGGACGGCCGGGCTGATGCGGGCTTTGTTGACGAGTTCAGCTCCTGGCTCGCGGCCAACCCGCGTACCTTTTTCGTCGCTGCATCGGATGCCGGCGATGCCCTGATCGGCATGCTGAACCTGTCGATCTTCGAGCGGATGCCGAAGCCGGGCAAACCGGCGTCGGTCTGGGTTTATCTGGCCAACGCCTATGTGCTGCCCGCCCACCGGAACGCCGGGGTGGGCAGCTCCCTGGTGTCCGCGGCGGTCGACTATGCGCGTTGTCTCGGGGCGGCACGGATTGTCACCTCTCCGGCTGGGGAGTCCAAGGACTTCTACGCCCGGCACGGTTTCGAGACGGCCGAGGAACTGGCCGTTTACCGGTTCTGA
- a CDS encoding SDR family NAD(P)-dependent oxidoreductase translates to MANSPITAQNTVQQWLDHPAGGPAIRGMLAQAGSDEKTLGPALTMKLQQLVDLSQGKFPQAAVDELVKQANGGVMPEIAETVLPTVEGRFEGRTIIVTGAGSGIGRATAARIAREGGRVIAVDIAEAKIKELAGELGEAIVPVAGDLTDAAAIDRIMAASGTRIDGLANVAGINDDFSPLHEVSDAMWQKIFAVNVEGLMRLTRAVLPTMLEARKGSIVNITSEAGLRGSASGVAYTASKHAVVGITRSTAFMYAREGIRVNAVAPGGVATGIPMGGKTSEYGEARLSPARVNIPGLASAEDLAASITFLLSDDGVNINGAILPSDGGWSAV, encoded by the coding sequence GTGGCCAATTCGCCCATCACCGCCCAGAACACCGTCCAGCAGTGGCTCGACCACCCCGCCGGCGGTCCCGCCATCCGCGGCATGCTCGCGCAGGCCGGAAGCGACGAGAAGACCCTCGGCCCCGCCCTGACCATGAAGCTGCAGCAGCTGGTTGACCTCAGCCAGGGCAAGTTCCCGCAGGCTGCCGTGGATGAACTCGTGAAGCAGGCCAACGGCGGCGTGATGCCCGAGATCGCCGAAACCGTCCTGCCGACCGTTGAAGGCCGATTCGAAGGCCGCACCATCATCGTCACCGGCGCCGGCTCCGGCATCGGCCGCGCCACCGCCGCCCGCATTGCCCGCGAAGGCGGCCGCGTGATTGCCGTCGACATCGCCGAGGCGAAGATCAAGGAACTCGCCGGAGAACTGGGCGAGGCCATTGTTCCGGTTGCAGGCGACCTGACCGATGCCGCCGCCATCGACCGCATCATGGCCGCTTCCGGCACCAGGATTGACGGCCTGGCCAACGTGGCCGGCATCAATGACGACTTCTCCCCGCTGCACGAGGTCTCCGATGCCATGTGGCAGAAGATCTTCGCCGTCAACGTGGAGGGCCTGATGCGCCTGACCCGCGCCGTGCTGCCGACCATGCTCGAAGCCCGCAAGGGCTCGATTGTGAACATCACCTCCGAAGCCGGCCTGCGCGGCTCCGCTTCGGGCGTGGCGTACACCGCCTCCAAGCACGCCGTCGTAGGCATCACCCGCAGCACCGCGTTTATGTATGCCCGTGAAGGCATACGCGTGAACGCCGTTGCTCCGGGCGGCGTAGCCACCGGCATTCCGATGGGCGGCAAGACCAGCGAGTACGGCGAGGCGCGCCTGTCCCCGGCACGCGTCAACATTCCGGGCCTGGCCTCGGCGGAGGACCTCGCTGCGTCCATCACGTTCCTGCTCAGCGATGACGGCGTGAACATCAACGGCGCCATCCTGCCCTCCGACGGCGGCTGGTCCGCGGTCTAA
- a CDS encoding LacI family DNA-binding transcriptional regulator yields MNRRVTSNDVAQAAGVSRATVSYVLNGRAGQSISSGTRERVLAAARDLGYAPSTAARTLRRGRSDLVLMLLPPEPLGRALAILIDAASEEVERQGLRLVAHRLPAQGGAPSLVQSLAPAALILTTPLPEPELAALAAIGIRVASLHQALEDPLGPDLGIGACQVQHLAAAGHRRIGVAVPPESGYAWRVDVRLAAIADACRRLELPPPAVARLALDAGEAAGVVDRWRAGPEPVTAACAFDDEHAFALLAGLAAHGLSAPKDLAVIGAEDIPLASLAVPPLTTVSVDARSLGERFARMAVASLDAAQELRGSGADGSGQPAEADLPPVRLVRRVSA; encoded by the coding sequence ATGAACCGCAGGGTCACGTCCAACGACGTTGCGCAGGCGGCCGGCGTTTCCCGTGCCACCGTCAGTTACGTGCTCAACGGCCGTGCCGGGCAGAGCATCTCCTCCGGGACAAGGGAACGCGTGCTGGCCGCAGCCCGGGACCTGGGCTACGCGCCGTCGACCGCCGCCCGCACCCTGCGCCGCGGCCGCAGCGACCTGGTGCTGATGCTGCTGCCGCCCGAGCCGCTGGGCCGCGCCCTGGCCATCCTGATCGATGCCGCCTCCGAGGAAGTGGAACGGCAGGGGCTGCGCCTGGTGGCCCACCGGCTGCCGGCACAGGGCGGAGCGCCGTCCCTGGTGCAGTCGCTGGCTCCGGCAGCGCTGATCCTCACCACCCCGCTCCCGGAGCCGGAACTGGCAGCCCTGGCGGCCATCGGCATCCGGGTGGCCTCCCTGCACCAGGCGCTGGAAGACCCGCTGGGACCGGACCTCGGCATCGGGGCATGCCAGGTGCAGCATCTGGCCGCGGCCGGACACAGGCGGATCGGTGTGGCGGTGCCCCCGGAGTCCGGTTATGCCTGGCGGGTGGACGTCCGGCTGGCGGCCATTGCGGACGCCTGCCGCCGGCTTGAGCTTCCCCCGCCCGCCGTCGCCCGTCTGGCCCTGGACGCCGGGGAGGCGGCGGGCGTCGTCGACCGTTGGCGGGCAGGACCGGAGCCGGTGACCGCGGCCTGCGCGTTCGACGACGAGCACGCCTTCGCCCTGCTGGCCGGGCTGGCCGCGCACGGCCTGAGCGCACCGAAGGATTTGGCGGTGATCGGCGCCGAGGACATTCCGCTGGCGTCGCTGGCAGTGCCGCCGTTGACCACCGTGTCGGTCGATGCCCGGTCCTTGGGGGAGCGGTTTGCGCGGATGGCGGTGGCCTCCCTGGATGCGGCACAGGAGCTGCGGGGAAGCGGAGCAGACGGTTCCGGGCAGCCGGCGGAAGCTGACCTGCCGCCGGTGCGGCTGGTGCGGCGCGTGTCGGCCTGA
- a CDS encoding winged helix DNA-binding domain-containing protein — MVTSLSGQDARRIRRSSQLLGGSDLSPADVVRRAVALQGQDLPAVLRAIAVRSRPGTTVQDVRNAFDRGELVRGWPMRGTLFATTPEHLATLLSFTAERIRSMAARRRAELGLEETVLARGRDTLREALDDRPLRRSEALELWEAAGIDTSDGRGYHLLMHLCVEGLAHWGRFFETGTEQLLTLTAPRAVDPGAPNDGDLSAVVRGFVLARGPVTENDAAWWTKLPKTMVRKAAAGVADLVQVEVDGRPAWIIGEPEIPEPSGVSLVPAFDEWILGYADRSLFASPAMLAAIVPGGNGVFRPAVLDDGVAVGTWRLPRISRATPEPVIDLVERVSAAKRRAIEQAVADWPHG; from the coding sequence GTGGTCACTTCTCTTTCCGGGCAGGATGCACGGCGGATCCGGCGCTCCTCGCAGCTGCTGGGCGGTTCGGACCTGTCCCCGGCCGACGTCGTGCGGCGGGCCGTCGCGCTGCAGGGCCAGGACCTGCCCGCGGTGCTGCGGGCCATTGCCGTCCGCTCCCGCCCCGGAACCACTGTCCAGGACGTCCGGAACGCGTTCGACCGCGGCGAATTGGTGCGCGGCTGGCCGATGCGCGGCACCCTGTTCGCCACCACGCCGGAGCATCTGGCGACACTGCTGTCCTTCACCGCGGAACGGATCCGCAGCATGGCTGCCCGGCGCCGGGCCGAGCTGGGGCTTGAGGAGACGGTACTGGCCCGGGGCCGGGACACCCTGCGCGAAGCCCTGGACGATCGGCCGCTGCGACGCTCCGAAGCGCTGGAACTTTGGGAAGCAGCCGGGATCGACACCTCCGACGGCCGCGGCTACCACCTGCTGATGCACCTTTGCGTGGAAGGCCTGGCGCACTGGGGACGGTTTTTCGAGACCGGCACCGAGCAGCTCCTCACCCTCACGGCACCGCGCGCCGTCGACCCCGGCGCGCCGAACGACGGCGACCTGTCCGCGGTGGTCCGCGGCTTCGTGCTCGCCCGGGGTCCGGTCACGGAGAACGATGCGGCGTGGTGGACCAAGCTGCCCAAAACCATGGTGCGTAAGGCTGCAGCCGGAGTGGCGGACCTGGTCCAGGTGGAAGTGGACGGCCGGCCGGCGTGGATCATCGGTGAGCCGGAGATTCCGGAACCTTCCGGCGTGTCACTGGTGCCGGCGTTCGATGAGTGGATCCTCGGTTACGCGGACCGTTCCCTGTTTGCCAGCCCGGCGATGCTGGCGGCAATTGTCCCGGGCGGCAACGGGGTCTTCCGTCCTGCGGTGCTCGACGACGGCGTGGCGGTGGGCACTTGGCGGCTGCCCCGCATATCCCGGGCCACCCCGGAACCGGTCATCGACCTGGTGGAACGGGTCTCGGCAGCCAAGCGGCGGGCCATTGAGCAGGCGGTCGCTGACTGGCCGCACGGCTGA
- a CDS encoding GTP pyrophosphokinase family protein: MSAWDTLDERLRPIVQASTDEYARVRPGLEAVTAEMEANLRAVFADSPVKPLFVASRTKTVESFRDKASRMLPPEHPGELPSLLFPDPLRNLTDLVGLRIIMTLPHEVDEAANLIKRQRAEFDCRGDREKDIGSIESGTYGYSSRHLILRTIQNETVRKYHKLLEPDQRPNGSYLFEVQIRTVLAHAWSEIEHDIRFKAGDPRAWSPYFDRQFTATAAMLETVETAFAELHERYETVTGFWDEEGQGSAPLTPNRIRDIWMTLLPHVNRKSGDDWGWAAEMLAAHGMKTTMDLAGLLQADAITKVRAALDHRYSPGPDRLLDDLLLWRFGKEHIDLTAEPEDAPVKPRRESLGRRYRLMQLYRAREAEQGQ; the protein is encoded by the coding sequence TTGAGCGCGTGGGACACACTGGATGAGCGGCTGCGGCCCATAGTCCAGGCCAGTACCGATGAGTACGCCCGGGTCCGGCCCGGATTGGAAGCGGTCACCGCGGAGATGGAAGCGAATCTTCGGGCTGTCTTTGCCGACAGCCCGGTAAAGCCGCTGTTCGTAGCCTCGCGCACCAAGACCGTTGAGTCCTTCCGGGACAAGGCTTCCCGGATGCTGCCCCCGGAGCACCCCGGCGAACTGCCTTCCCTGCTGTTCCCGGATCCGCTGCGCAACCTCACCGACCTCGTGGGCCTGCGCATCATCATGACGCTGCCGCACGAAGTGGATGAAGCGGCCAACCTGATCAAGCGGCAGCGGGCGGAGTTCGACTGCCGCGGCGACCGCGAGAAGGACATTGGCTCCATCGAATCCGGTACGTACGGCTACTCCAGCCGGCACCTGATCCTGCGGACCATCCAGAATGAGACGGTGCGGAAGTACCACAAGCTGCTGGAACCGGACCAGCGGCCCAACGGCAGCTACCTGTTCGAAGTGCAGATCCGTACCGTGCTGGCCCATGCCTGGTCCGAGATAGAGCACGACATCCGGTTCAAGGCCGGCGATCCGCGGGCCTGGAGCCCGTATTTCGACCGGCAGTTCACGGCAACCGCTGCCATGCTGGAGACGGTGGAAACCGCCTTCGCCGAGCTGCACGAACGCTACGAAACCGTCACCGGCTTCTGGGACGAGGAGGGCCAGGGCAGTGCGCCGCTGACTCCGAACCGGATCCGGGACATCTGGATGACCCTGCTCCCGCACGTCAACCGCAAGTCCGGTGACGACTGGGGCTGGGCCGCGGAAATGCTGGCTGCGCACGGCATGAAGACCACCATGGACCTGGCCGGACTGCTGCAGGCAGACGCCATCACCAAGGTCCGCGCGGCCCTGGACCACCGCTACTCCCCCGGACCGGACCGGCTGCTCGATGACCTGCTGCTCTGGCGTTTCGGCAAGGAACACATCGACCTCACGGCCGAACCGGAGGACGCACCGGTCAAACCCCGCCGGGAGTCCCTGGGCCGCCGCTACCGGTTGATGCAGCTTTACCGGGCGCGGGAGGCGGAACAGGGGCAGTAG
- a CDS encoding S9 family peptidase: MPAPALRLSYGPDADQYAELSLPESGAAAQAVVVIIHGGYWRAAYDAELGRPLAADLAARGFAAWNLEYRRVGKGGGWLETFEDICAGIDALVPAAREHDVDLSRVVFLGHSAGGHLAVLAAGRTDPRVLPAGVVSCSGVLNLAEAHELGLSNGAVRNFLGCTPVSNPRRFREADPMCALPLQVPVWALHGGEDSTVPLSSSSSWVDAARASGTAAQLRLIPGDHFAMITPGTPAWDAVVTAVREAAGIPVV; encoded by the coding sequence ATGCCAGCGCCTGCACTGCGTCTCTCCTACGGTCCGGACGCGGACCAGTACGCCGAACTGAGCCTTCCGGAAAGCGGTGCGGCGGCGCAGGCCGTGGTGGTCATCATCCACGGCGGCTACTGGCGCGCTGCCTATGACGCGGAACTTGGCCGGCCGCTGGCGGCGGACCTGGCCGCCCGCGGGTTTGCCGCCTGGAACCTGGAATACCGGCGGGTCGGCAAGGGCGGCGGCTGGCTGGAAACGTTCGAGGACATCTGCGCCGGGATCGACGCGCTGGTCCCGGCGGCACGGGAGCACGACGTCGACCTGTCCCGCGTGGTCTTCCTGGGCCACTCCGCGGGCGGCCACCTGGCCGTGCTCGCCGCGGGGCGGACTGATCCGCGCGTCCTGCCTGCCGGCGTCGTCAGCTGCTCCGGAGTCCTGAACCTGGCCGAGGCCCACGAACTGGGCCTGAGTAACGGCGCGGTGCGGAACTTCCTTGGCTGCACGCCTGTTTCCAATCCACGGCGTTTCCGGGAGGCGGACCCCATGTGCGCGCTGCCGCTGCAGGTTCCGGTGTGGGCGCTGCACGGCGGGGAAGACAGCACCGTGCCGCTCAGTTCCTCCAGCAGCTGGGTGGACGCTGCCCGGGCAAGCGGCACGGCGGCGCAGCTGCGCCTCATTCCCGGTGACCACTTCGCGATGATCACCCCCGGCACGCCGGCCTGGGACGCCGTCGTCACGGCGGTCCGCGAGGCCGCCGGAATACCTGTTGTTTAA
- a CDS encoding carbohydrate kinase: protein MLTVIGEALVDEVVSDTAPRRTHPGGSPLNVAVGVARLGRPVQFVGRFGSDTYGAMIAEHLRANSVLTAFEADDRPTSVATAVLDPAGGARYTFDLEWQLPGLAEDLPALLDGTTMLHTGSIASMLSPGAGHVLRAVEQARPGCTVTYDPNCRPTIITDASYAREQAENFVALADVVKASDEDLQWLYPDEPVEESARRWLAAGPSLVVVTRGSKGPWAVAAAGECEVAAPTVSVVDTVGAGDSFMSALLVGLMDRELDGGARRSDLARIGVGELKELLSFAARAAAVTVSRAGANPPYRREVP from the coding sequence GTGCTTACAGTTATTGGGGAAGCCCTTGTTGATGAAGTAGTCAGCGATACGGCACCGCGGCGAACACACCCCGGCGGCAGCCCGCTGAATGTAGCTGTGGGCGTGGCGCGGCTGGGCCGTCCCGTCCAGTTCGTGGGCCGCTTCGGCTCGGATACCTACGGTGCCATGATCGCCGAGCATCTTCGGGCAAACTCCGTGCTGACCGCCTTCGAAGCCGATGACCGGCCGACCAGCGTGGCCACGGCCGTGCTGGATCCGGCGGGCGGCGCCCGGTACACCTTTGACCTGGAGTGGCAGCTGCCGGGCCTTGCGGAGGATCTTCCGGCCCTGCTGGACGGAACCACCATGCTGCACACCGGTTCCATCGCCTCCATGCTCTCGCCCGGCGCGGGCCACGTGCTGCGCGCCGTGGAACAGGCACGGCCCGGCTGCACTGTCACCTACGATCCGAACTGCCGGCCGACCATCATCACCGACGCCTCCTACGCCCGCGAACAGGCGGAGAATTTCGTGGCACTGGCCGACGTCGTCAAGGCCTCCGACGAAGACCTGCAGTGGCTCTACCCGGACGAACCCGTGGAGGAATCCGCCCGGCGCTGGCTCGCCGCGGGACCGTCGCTGGTAGTGGTCACCCGGGGATCGAAGGGACCGTGGGCCGTGGCCGCGGCGGGAGAATGCGAAGTGGCCGCACCCACCGTCAGCGTCGTGGACACCGTGGGCGCCGGGGATTCGTTTATGTCCGCCCTCCTGGTGGGGCTGATGGACCGGGAGCTCGACGGCGGTGCCCGCCGCAGCGACCTGGCCCGGATCGGCGTAGGCGAACTGAAGGAGCTGCTCTCCTTCGCCGCGCGCGCAGCAGCCGTCACCGTTTCCCGCGCCGGAGCCAATCCGCCCTACCGCCGCGAAGTTCCCTGA
- a CDS encoding YbhB/YbcL family Raf kinase inhibitor-like protein, with translation MESRDPYEALPQVPEFTVESEEFANGGTFAPAQYSGKMGVADGGDASPQLTWSGFPEQTRSFAVTMYDPDAPTASGYWHWAAFNIPASVTGLAADAANTGQMPAGTVQLANDAGFAGFVGAAPPAGHGRHRYFVVVHAVDTEELDVPPDATPAALGFALFTHTLARATMIGTAEIRED, from the coding sequence GTGGAAAGCCGAGACCCGTATGAGGCGCTGCCGCAGGTACCTGAGTTCACCGTCGAGAGTGAAGAATTCGCGAACGGAGGCACGTTCGCACCGGCCCAGTACAGCGGCAAGATGGGCGTAGCCGACGGCGGCGATGCCTCGCCGCAGCTGACCTGGTCCGGCTTCCCTGAGCAGACCCGCAGCTTTGCCGTGACGATGTACGACCCCGATGCACCCACCGCCAGCGGCTATTGGCACTGGGCGGCCTTCAACATCCCGGCGTCGGTCACGGGCCTCGCCGCCGATGCGGCCAATACGGGCCAGATGCCCGCCGGCACCGTACAGCTGGCCAACGACGCCGGATTTGCGGGCTTTGTGGGCGCGGCCCCGCCCGCAGGACACGGACGGCACCGCTACTTCGTGGTGGTCCACGCCGTGGATACGGAGGAACTGGACGTCCCGCCGGACGCCACCCCGGCTGCCCTCGGCTTTGCGCTCTTCACCCACACCCTGGCGCGGGCCACGATGATCGGCACCGCGGAAATCCGGGAGGACTAG
- a CDS encoding HAD family hydrolase yields MQEQRGPVRLIASDMDGTIVGADNSISDRTVNAFRACMAAGIDVVFVTGRPPRWLDPLRERIGHAGTVICSNGAITYDLAAERVLATRLLPLEQMLAAAEVIRDLFPRARFAAETVDGLHLEDGFVDTGSVELLGGIVPGPLHESLAGSPGVAKFLARGADISPDEFLRRVAPAVSELVETTHSAPRMPLLEMSLPGLNKAVTLAGYAKEKGINPGETIAFGDMPNDISMLDWAGRGYAMASGHPAAREAADFTAPGFTDDGVAVILERLLDVQEASAEAGAR; encoded by the coding sequence ATGCAGGAACAGCGGGGGCCGGTACGGCTGATAGCAAGCGACATGGACGGCACCATCGTGGGTGCGGACAACAGCATCAGCGATCGGACCGTGAACGCTTTCCGCGCCTGCATGGCTGCGGGCATCGACGTCGTCTTCGTGACCGGGCGCCCGCCCCGCTGGCTGGACCCCCTGCGCGAGCGGATCGGGCACGCAGGGACCGTGATCTGTTCCAACGGGGCCATCACCTATGACCTGGCCGCCGAGCGGGTCCTCGCCACCCGGCTCCTCCCGCTGGAACAGATGCTCGCCGCCGCGGAGGTCATCAGGGACCTCTTCCCGCGGGCACGTTTCGCGGCGGAGACGGTGGACGGCCTCCATCTTGAGGACGGCTTCGTGGACACCGGATCCGTCGAACTCCTCGGCGGCATAGTTCCCGGCCCGCTGCACGAATCCCTTGCAGGCTCACCTGGCGTGGCAAAATTCCTCGCCCGGGGCGCCGACATCTCCCCGGACGAGTTCCTGCGCCGGGTGGCGCCGGCGGTGTCCGAACTGGTGGAGACCACCCATTCGGCACCGCGGATGCCGCTGCTGGAAATGTCCCTGCCGGGCCTGAACAAGGCCGTCACCCTGGCCGGCTACGCCAAGGAGAAGGGTATAAACCCGGGGGAAACCATAGCTTTCGGCGACATGCCCAACGACATTTCCATGCTGGATTGGGCGGGCCGGGGCTACGCCATGGCAAGTGGTCACCCGGCTGCCCGCGAGGCGGCGGATTTCACGGCACCGGGCTTCACGGACGACGGCGTGGCGGTGATCCTTGAGCGGCTGCTCGATGTTCAGGAAGCCTCCGCAGAAGCTGGTGCGCGGTAA